TGAGAGGTGTGGAACTTCAGGTGAGGTCACATGGGTCATTTGGTGTCATGCTGATCTCTTGGTTTTTTCTGTGAGATGGGCACTTACAGTTTTCCTGAGGTAGCAGATACAGAGGTCTTCCATTTATTccttaaagaaaagcaaaagtgaaggaaaagagGGCAGGCAGACAGAACTGCTGGAGCTTCTTTTACTTGaagtaaaatacatttctgaaataCTCCACTGGACAGACAGCACGAGAGCCTCCAAAAGCAAACTTCACATCTCAGAATCACCCTGAAGACAATTACAGGTTTATTGTGGCAAAACAGTTAATCAGAGAGAAGTgaattttcataaataaatagcCAGGCACCCGGCTGTGCAGGGCCCTGGATGTCACATAGAATGGACTTTTCTGTCActgccatcctgcagcaggtCAAGGCAGCAGAACTGCAGGCGCTGAGCACACAGCACTCACAGCAGGGAACACAGCACTGCTATGTCAAGGCATCCGTAGAACTCAAGTGCAGAAAGTGTTTATCAGAGGACAAATGTACCCACTCCTCCTGTTGCTCTGCCACCTTTTCTGCCAAGCATTTTACCAGGACAGGATCTACTTTGGAGTCAATCTTGTTGGCGAACCAGTGTCCGTAATTCAGAAGCCATCTCAGCTCTCCAGCCCCATAGATGCAGACACTGCGCAGGTGGGTACCAGTGCACGGAGGGTACAAGTAGTCTTCCAGATAATTCCATTTCACCAGACGAGTTTTGCTTTGCAAGTCTGTTACATCCTGGGATGACCTTGGAACTTCCCCAGGGACCCCGGGGACACGTACAAGAGTAGCCCAGAAATGTTCATCTGGAGAGTATGTGTCCCTTGACCACTCAAAAAAGTCTTTCACAAGTGAGCTTTCAAGGGTATATTGAATAAATTCTCGGCTTAAAACAAAATAGGCACTGCCTACAAATATCTCAATATCATGAGGTGGCGGATTCTTGGAAATGTTGGTTTTTACAGGCATCTGCATGTATTCATAAGGCACTTTCATAAGTTCATAGTGGTAAGTAAATCGTTctcttttgctgctgcttggctTTGAAGTTTCCAACATGTTTCCTCCACCAAGTTTCTTCAGTTCAGCAACCAACTGGAAATTTGATCTCAAAGGGAAATCTTGGCCACACAAATTGATAACATACTTCCAAGGAACTGGAGACTCCATCAAATCAGACAAACAATTGAAATCTGCTTGCAGGCGTGAAATATGTGCGTAGTCCACTGTCTCCAATTTTGatgcaatgaaaatatttg
Above is a window of Oenanthe melanoleuca isolate GR-GAL-2019-014 chromosome Z, OMel1.0, whole genome shotgun sequence DNA encoding:
- the GCNT4 gene encoding beta-1,3-galactosyl-O-glycosyl-glycoprotein beta-1,6-N-acetylglucosaminyltransferase 4, encoding MKRHKWSYKCPSQRKILILCVTGWLIALLKLLHVERHFFPSKGIYLVEHFLSTSSYVRNRYSYPRNEFQYEINCSSIYEQDPREIGKSLEIRRKEIVDLADEDVVAMTSDCDVYRSLRKYQLKPVSPEEEGFPIAYSLVVHKDAAMVERLIHSLYSHQNIYCIHYDQKAAKSFKSALNNLAKCFPNIFIASKLETVDYAHISRLQADFNCLSDLMESPVPWKYVINLCGQDFPLRSNFQLVAELKKLGGGNMLETSKPSSSKRERFTYHYELMKVPYEYMQMPVKTNISKNPPPHDIEIFVGSAYFVLSREFIQYTLESSLVKDFFEWSRDTYSPDEHFWATLVRVPGVPGEVPRSSQDVTDLQSKTRLVKWNYLEDYLYPPCTGTHLRSVCIYGAGELRWLLNYGHWFANKIDSKVDPVLVKCLAEKVAEQQEEWVHLSSDKHFLHLSSTDALT